Proteins from a single region of Anaerolineae bacterium:
- the ftsZ gene encoding cell division protein FtsZ: MSDYDLTPGENFAQIKVVGVGGGGGNAINRMIEEGMGGVDFISINTDAQALMLSQAKTRVRIGDKLTRGLGAGGNPEIGRKAAEESADELYEVLRGADMVFITCGMGGGTGTGAAPIVAQVAKELGSLTIGVVTRPFSFEGKRRQDAAEAGIEALKDHVDTLIVIPNDRLLQIADKRASLQDAFRLADDVLRQGIQGISELITVPGLINLDFADVRTIMSEGGAALMAVGQASGDDRARKAAEAAVSSQLLDVTIDGARGILFNVTGGTGLSLFEVYEAASIIKDTAHPDVNLIFGAVIDPNMGDSVRITVIATGFEQSHVARRQVQQGAQPLQTPQRAPAQPAQQQPAMQPALRRPIQPPQPPQQQSSVDSGSDFSSFDSGNMDIPTFLRKR, from the coding sequence ATGAGTGATTATGATTTGACCCCCGGTGAGAATTTCGCGCAAATCAAAGTCGTGGGTGTTGGTGGTGGCGGCGGCAATGCCATCAATCGCATGATTGAGGAGGGCATGGGCGGGGTGGATTTTATCTCCATCAATACTGATGCCCAGGCCCTGATGCTCTCCCAGGCCAAGACGCGCGTCCGTATTGGTGATAAGCTGACGCGCGGCCTCGGCGCCGGCGGCAACCCGGAAATCGGGCGCAAAGCGGCGGAAGAAAGCGCCGATGAGCTGTACGAGGTGTTGCGCGGCGCGGATATGGTCTTTATCACCTGTGGCATGGGTGGCGGCACCGGCACTGGCGCAGCGCCGATTGTGGCCCAGGTAGCCAAAGAGCTTGGCTCGCTGACGATTGGCGTCGTCACCCGGCCCTTCTCATTTGAAGGCAAACGGCGCCAGGATGCGGCGGAGGCCGGCATCGAGGCACTCAAGGACCATGTTGACACGCTGATTGTCATCCCTAACGATCGTCTACTGCAGATCGCCGATAAGCGCGCCAGCCTGCAGGACGCCTTCCGGCTGGCTGATGATGTGCTGCGCCAGGGCATCCAGGGCATCTCTGAACTGATCACGGTGCCCGGCCTGATCAACCTGGACTTCGCCGATGTGCGGACGATTATGTCCGAAGGCGGGGCAGCGCTGATGGCGGTCGGCCAGGCCAGCGGCGATGACCGCGCCCGCAAGGCGGCGGAGGCGGCGGTCAGCAGCCAGCTGCTGGATGTCACCATCGATGGCGCACGGGGCATCCTGTTCAATGTGACCGGCGGCACCGGCCTGAGCCTGTTTGAGGTCTATGAGGCGGCGTCGATCATCAAGGATACGGCGCACCCGGATGTCAACCTGATCTTCGGCGCGGTGATCGACCCCAATATGGGTGATTCCGTCCGTATCACGGTCATTGCCACCGGCTTCGAACAGAGCCATGTCGCCCGGCGGCAGGTACAACAGGGCGCTCAGCCGCTGCAAACACCACAGCGTGCCCCGGCTCAACCGGCCCAGCAACAGCCGGCCATGCAGCCTGCGTTGCGCCGGCCCATACAGCCACCACAGCCACCGCAGCAGCAGTCGTCGGTTGACTCCGGTAGCGACTTCTCGTCGTTTGACAGCGGCAATATGGATATCCCGACCTTCCTGCGCAAGCGGTAA
- the nrdR gene encoding transcriptional repressor NrdR, which yields MKCPYCGATGASRVVDTSHDARGGIRRRRECLKCGERFSTYERAILATPMLIKSGGEREAFDREKLIQGMRIACAKRPVAAADLERLADQIEAKLQRMGKAEVSSRVVGDMAIEGLKALDAIAYIRYAIVYLRLDNLDSVRAEINKLLAEQDSKTKGSQAGR from the coding sequence ATGAAATGCCCGTATTGCGGTGCGACCGGGGCCTCGCGTGTGGTCGACACCAGTCATGATGCGCGAGGAGGAATTCGGCGACGGCGGGAGTGCCTGAAGTGTGGGGAGCGATTCAGCACCTACGAGCGGGCAATCCTGGCCACGCCGATGTTGATCAAATCGGGCGGAGAACGGGAAGCTTTTGATCGGGAAAAGCTGATCCAGGGGATGCGCATTGCCTGTGCCAAACGACCGGTAGCAGCAGCGGATCTGGAACGGCTGGCCGATCAGATCGAAGCCAAGCTACAGCGCATGGGCAAGGCGGAAGTCTCCAGCCGGGTGGTCGGCGATATGGCGATTGAGGGACTGAAAGCGCTCGATGCCATCGCCTATATCCGCTATGCCATCGTCTATCTGCGGCTGGATAACCTGGATAGCGTGCGCGCTGAGATCAACAAACTGCTGGCCGAACAGGACAGCAAAACCAAGGGGTCGCAGGCCGGCCGCTAG
- a CDS encoding FtsQ-type POTRA domain-containing protein, protein MIASSDTASKSRRRRRVQSSHVAPRGQRERVARPVVRHVEPLPVVRAPARRRRAARREAAARNGVSGAVAMTQRRSGHLEAILSARTLSAVTVASLLVVLLMFIQSDAFYVHHIEVGGLVNLTAEEVFALSGVANLHLFWVDPAEVRAQVLRSPSVADAEVRVGWPPHLIQIEIQEREPALIWEQAGVRTWIDVRGRVMQQRVDRTDLLRIVVEGSDAPIGPNVVIPQDVVDAALQLRELLPDLEVLIYDAVEGLGFQDPQGWRAWLGTGTDMAAKLNVYNAIVADLNARGIYPEFIDVGDVDAPYYRIWWREDETGTGQ, encoded by the coding sequence ATGATCGCATCCTCCGATACGGCCAGCAAGTCCCGGCGCAGGCGCCGGGTGCAATCGTCCCATGTGGCGCCACGCGGCCAGCGCGAGCGGGTGGCGCGTCCGGTAGTGCGCCACGTCGAGCCGCTCCCGGTAGTACGGGCGCCAGCGCGTCGTCGGCGTGCAGCGCGGCGGGAGGCGGCAGCCCGGAACGGCGTAAGCGGCGCTGTGGCCATGACGCAGCGGCGCAGCGGCCATCTGGAAGCCATCCTTTCTGCCCGGACGCTCAGCGCGGTCACCGTGGCCAGTTTGCTTGTGGTGCTGTTGATGTTTATCCAGTCGGATGCCTTCTATGTGCACCACATTGAGGTGGGTGGACTGGTCAACCTGACGGCGGAAGAGGTCTTTGCGCTCAGTGGGGTGGCCAATCTGCACCTTTTCTGGGTGGATCCGGCGGAAGTACGGGCGCAGGTGTTGCGCTCGCCGAGTGTGGCGGATGCCGAGGTTCGGGTGGGCTGGCCGCCACACCTGATCCAGATCGAGATTCAGGAGCGCGAACCGGCGCTGATCTGGGAGCAGGCCGGAGTCCGTACCTGGATCGATGTGCGGGGTCGGGTGATGCAGCAGCGGGTGGACCGCACCGATCTGCTGCGGATTGTAGTTGAGGGCAGCGATGCCCCGATCGGCCCGAATGTGGTCATCCCGCAGGATGTGGTGGATGCCGCGCTGCAATTGCGGGAGTTGCTGCCAGACCTGGAAGTCCTGATCTATGACGCTGTGGAAGGGCTGGGCTTTCAGGACCCTCAGGGCTGGCGAGCCTGGCTGGGAACCGGGACAGACATGGCGGCCAAACTCAACGTGTACAACGCCATTGTGGCTGACCTGAATGCGCGGGGCATCTACCCGGAATTCATTGATGTGGGGGATGTAGACGCGCCGTACTACCGCATCTGGTGGCGCGAAGATGAGACCGGTACAGGGCAGTGA
- the ftsA gene encoding cell division protein FtsA yields the protein MGELVVGIDVGTTKVCTIVGEVREEDIHVVGLGVEPSRGMQKGVVTDMNALTAAISSSVHKAERSSGYEIGRAFVSLAGSQVSSINSRGVVGISGTRPVGPEDVTRAIANARAIAIPHNREVLHVIPRTYSLDGNEGVRSPLGMHGFRLEVETHIITASTSTVQNLEKCVESTGVYVDRFILNPLASGDVVLSPTERQMGVMVVDIGGGTTDLAIFIEGTVWHTAVLPVAGWHITNDIGHGLRLPFELAEAVKLQYGHADPRVLDSVESFAVQPFGEELPSKVLRYDLARIIGARVEEIFELVLQEAKRSGYDGLLPAGVVLTGGSTLLPGIREVAARVMHLPVRLAQPEKITGMADTLRSPAYSTSVGLLRLGLAMDREDRQYADNAGAARSGFSLGKMLSGLFRRFVPEDENN from the coding sequence ATGGGTGAACTAGTGGTTGGTATCGACGTGGGCACGACCAAAGTGTGCACCATTGTCGGTGAGGTGCGCGAAGAAGATATTCATGTCGTTGGCCTGGGTGTGGAACCGAGCCGCGGCATGCAAAAGGGCGTGGTGACGGACATGAACGCCCTCACGGCAGCGATCTCTTCTTCTGTGCACAAGGCAGAGCGCAGCAGCGGTTACGAGATCGGACGGGCGTTTGTCAGCCTGGCTGGCAGCCAGGTGTCTTCGATCAACAGCCGGGGCGTGGTGGGGATCAGTGGCACGCGCCCGGTAGGGCCGGAGGATGTCACGCGGGCCATCGCTAATGCGCGGGCGATCGCCATCCCGCATAACCGCGAGGTGTTGCACGTTATCCCGCGTACCTACAGCCTGGACGGCAACGAAGGGGTGCGCAGCCCGCTGGGGATGCACGGCTTCCGGCTGGAGGTGGAGACGCACATCATCACCGCCTCGACTTCGACCGTGCAGAACCTGGAAAAATGCGTCGAATCGACCGGCGTCTATGTCGACCGCTTCATCCTTAACCCATTGGCGTCGGGGGATGTGGTGCTTTCGCCCACGGAACGGCAGATGGGCGTGATGGTGGTGGACATCGGCGGGGGCACGACCGACCTGGCAATCTTCATCGAGGGCACTGTCTGGCACACGGCGGTACTGCCCGTGGCCGGTTGGCACATCACCAACGATATTGGCCATGGATTGCGCCTGCCCTTTGAACTGGCGGAAGCGGTCAAGCTGCAGTACGGGCATGCCGACCCGCGTGTCCTGGACTCGGTCGAGTCGTTCGCCGTGCAGCCTTTCGGCGAGGAGTTGCCGAGCAAAGTGCTGCGCTACGACCTGGCGCGGATCATCGGCGCGCGGGTGGAAGAGATTTTCGAGCTGGTGCTGCAGGAAGCCAAACGCTCCGGCTACGACGGCCTGCTGCCCGCGGGCGTGGTGCTCACTGGCGGCAGCACGCTGCTGCCGGGCATCCGCGAAGTGGCCGCGCGGGTAATGCACCTGCCGGTGCGCCTGGCCCAGCCGGAGAAGATCACGGGCATGGCGGACACACTGCGCAGCCCGGCCTATAGCACCAGCGTGGGCCTGTTGCGCCTGGGCCTGGCGATGGACCGCGAAGACCGCCAGTACGCGGATAACGCAGGCGCGGCGCGTTCAGGCTTCAGCCTGGGCAAGATGCTCAGCGGGTTGTTCCGGCGTTTTGTGCCTGAAGACGAGAACAACTAG
- a CDS encoding adenosylcobalamin-dependent ribonucleoside-diphosphate reductase translates to MTTKQSGKTRTGSRPNGHSGPPLPLRHLPLSENARTVLAKRYLRRGPDGQPAETEHEMFWRVASHVAAAEAELAGDVELWSNRFYELLTDIRFFPNSPTFTGAGTPLGQLAACFVLAIDDDMGRTPSGIFQTLRDAALIQQTGGGNGFSFSRLRPKGALVRSSMGKATGPVGFLRVYDQAFGEIAQGGSRRGANMAVLRVDHPDIKEFITCKTNESQITNFNISVGVTDAFMQAVENDEDFELINPADGAVWETVRARDLFDLIARQAHFNGEPGILFLDTANRSNPVPHLYELEATNPCGEQWLGPFENCCLGSINLARHMTDDDRLDWEKLQRTIEESTRFLDDVVTANAYVPAVPQLKQAAHRVRRIGLGIMGLADIMYRLGVRYGSEEGQELAGQVMEFVRYHTMRTSIELARERGPFPAIRGSLYDPENLKWTPPRPITPYRHDWGRPVLDWDAITAGIKAHGIRNGAQNTVAPTGTISTVAGCEGYGCEPVFALAYIRHVNDGGRDLELQYTSPLFQQAMQRAGLDEETIRRVVEQVSVDGSCQHVEELPEEIRRVYVVSGDVTPEEHVRMQAAMQAFVDNSISKTINMPATATVEDVKEAYRLAWKLGCKGLTVYVTGSRQKVVLETRATKEAKESGTGSETVPAAAEPLPLFNEDKKPRPRRLSGWTYRLPTPLGTTYLTINENGQRGDQPFEVFLHTAKAGSDTAAVSEALGRLISYVLRLASPVSPRKRLKEVVRQLAGIGGGRATGFGPARVRSLPDGIAQMLQMYLDETADRDMQASSGVTAVTPAQAPVQPTLPLSELSQSRVGDLCPECGQATFINVEGCRKCDSCGYSEC, encoded by the coding sequence ATGACGACCAAGCAGTCAGGCAAGACCAGAACCGGAAGCCGACCAAACGGTCATTCCGGCCCTCCGTTGCCCCTGCGCCACCTGCCGCTTTCCGAAAATGCGCGGACCGTTCTGGCCAAGCGCTATCTGCGGCGCGGGCCGGATGGCCAGCCGGCGGAGACCGAGCATGAGATGTTCTGGCGGGTGGCCAGCCATGTCGCAGCAGCAGAGGCGGAACTGGCGGGGGATGTTGAACTGTGGTCGAACCGCTTCTATGAGCTGCTGACGGATATCCGGTTCTTCCCCAACAGCCCGACCTTCACCGGCGCGGGCACGCCGCTGGGCCAGCTGGCCGCCTGCTTTGTGCTGGCCATCGACGATGATATGGGGCGTACGCCTTCCGGCATCTTCCAGACGCTGCGGGACGCGGCGCTGATCCAGCAGACCGGCGGCGGCAATGGTTTTTCGTTTAGCCGCCTGCGGCCCAAAGGCGCGCTGGTGCGTTCCTCGATGGGCAAGGCGACCGGGCCGGTGGGCTTCCTGCGGGTGTACGACCAGGCTTTTGGCGAGATCGCGCAGGGCGGTTCCCGGCGCGGGGCCAATATGGCTGTGCTGCGCGTCGATCACCCGGATATCAAAGAGTTCATTACCTGCAAAACTAACGAGAGCCAGATCACCAATTTCAATATCTCTGTGGGCGTCACCGATGCATTTATGCAGGCGGTGGAAAATGACGAGGATTTCGAGCTGATCAACCCCGCCGATGGCGCTGTTTGGGAGACGGTGCGCGCCCGCGATCTTTTTGACCTGATTGCTCGCCAGGCGCACTTCAACGGCGAGCCGGGCATCCTGTTCCTGGACACTGCCAACCGTAGCAATCCTGTCCCACACCTCTACGAGCTGGAGGCCACCAACCCCTGCGGCGAGCAATGGCTGGGGCCGTTTGAAAATTGCTGCCTGGGGTCGATCAACCTGGCCCGGCATATGACGGACGACGACCGGCTGGACTGGGAAAAGCTACAGCGCACCATTGAGGAATCCACCCGCTTCTTGGATGATGTGGTGACGGCCAATGCCTATGTCCCTGCTGTGCCCCAGCTCAAGCAGGCGGCTCACCGGGTGCGGCGCATTGGCCTGGGGATCATGGGGCTGGCCGACATCATGTACCGCCTGGGGGTGCGCTATGGCTCCGAGGAAGGGCAGGAACTGGCCGGGCAGGTCATGGAATTCGTGCGCTACCATACCATGCGCACCAGCATCGAGCTGGCGCGGGAACGCGGCCCGTTCCCGGCCATCCGGGGTAGCCTGTATGACCCGGAGAATCTCAAATGGACACCACCTCGCCCGATCACGCCTTACCGCCACGACTGGGGCCGCCCGGTTCTGGACTGGGACGCCATCACCGCCGGGATTAAGGCGCATGGCATCCGTAACGGCGCGCAGAATACCGTCGCACCGACAGGCACGATCTCGACGGTAGCTGGCTGTGAGGGCTATGGTTGCGAGCCGGTCTTTGCCCTGGCTTATATTCGTCATGTCAACGACGGAGGACGCGACCTGGAGCTGCAGTATACCAGTCCGCTGTTCCAGCAGGCCATGCAACGCGCCGGTCTGGACGAGGAGACCATTCGCCGGGTAGTGGAGCAGGTTAGCGTCGATGGCAGTTGCCAGCATGTGGAAGAACTGCCGGAGGAGATCCGGCGCGTGTATGTGGTCAGCGGTGATGTCACGCCTGAGGAGCATGTCCGCATGCAGGCGGCGATGCAGGCTTTTGTGGATAACTCGATCTCCAAGACGATCAATATGCCCGCAACGGCCACCGTTGAAGACGTCAAAGAGGCGTATCGGCTGGCCTGGAAGCTGGGCTGTAAAGGTCTGACTGTCTATGTGACCGGCAGCCGTCAGAAGGTCGTCCTGGAAACGCGGGCCACCAAAGAGGCCAAGGAAAGCGGGACCGGTTCCGAAACAGTACCTGCTGCCGCGGAGCCATTGCCGCTGTTTAACGAGGACAAGAAACCACGTCCGCGCCGTCTGTCCGGCTGGACTTACCGCCTGCCGACGCCGCTGGGCACGACCTACCTGACGATCAACGAGAATGGCCAGCGGGGCGACCAGCCATTTGAGGTCTTCCTGCATACTGCCAAGGCCGGTTCCGATACCGCCGCTGTCTCGGAGGCGCTAGGCCGCCTGATCTCGTATGTGCTGCGGCTGGCATCGCCGGTCAGCCCGCGCAAACGGCTGAAGGAAGTGGTGCGCCAGCTGGCCGGGATCGGTGGCGGGCGGGCGACCGGCTTCGGCCCGGCACGTGTGCGCAGCCTGCCTGATGGCATCGCCCAGATGTTGCAGATGTACCTGGACGAGACGGCTGACCGCGATATGCAGGCTTCTTCGGGGGTGACTGCGGTGACGCCCGCCCAGGCGCCTGTCCAGCCAACCCTGCCGCTGAGCGAGTTGTCGCAGTCCCGGGTCGGTGATCTGTGCCCGGAGTGCGGCCAGGCGACCTTTATCAACGTCGAAGGCTGCCGCAAGTGCGATTCTTGTGGCTATAGTGAGTGCTAG